A window of the Dryobates pubescens isolate bDryPub1 chromosome 36, bDryPub1.pri, whole genome shotgun sequence genome harbors these coding sequences:
- the CDK5RAP3 gene encoding CDK5 regulatory subunit-associated protein 3 has translation MQVSPQDYQNVPIDIQTSKLLDWLVDRRHCNLKWQSQVLAIRKKINVAIQDMPENEEIKQLLAGAYLHYFHCLRIVEILKGTEASTKNLFGRYSSQRMKDWQEIVALYEKENTYLAELSSLLVRSVSYELPSLRRQLSRCQQAQQECCRRQEECQLRAAQLRQRFLASCRQYGIAGQDVRQELLALVQDLPSLLSAVGAGASALSEAIELYQACVEFVCESSTEVVVPMLRHVGRKGNTTVYEWRTGLQPLRVERPQVEEEVVPEQPKEDTIDWGDFTLEPAQGGEGGTASGGAQSEEIDWGITAEPEPQQGAGIDWGDEDSQEVEITVLEAGTEVPEGVACGTDALTLLEHAQTRGQFVDELMELELFLCQHLVEMQEEADIVALSQLQLAPAVLQGQSSAHVSAMLATTRALLGQLCTQSMQHLFMILASPRYVERVSELLGQKLRQAELLLAKEELMRQKREEALAEQAALEPKLDRLLERTKELQKLIEADLSKRYGGRPVNLMGVCL, from the exons ATGCAG gTCTCTCCCCAGGACTACCAGAATGTGCCCATCGACATCCAGACCAGCAAGCTCCTGG ACTGGCTGGTGGACAGGAGGCACTGCAACCTGAAATGGCAGAGCCAGGTGCTGGCCATCCGTAAGAAGATCAATGTGGCCATCCAGGACATGCCGGAGAACGAGGAGatcaagcagctgctggcaggggctt ACCTGCACTACTTCCACTGCCTGAGGATTGTGGAGATCCTCAAAGGCACTGAGGCCTCCACCAAGAACCTCTTTGGACGTTACTCATCCCAGCGGATGAAG GACTGGCAGGAGATTGTAGCCCTCTATGAGAAGGAGAACACCTACCTGG ccgagctctccagcctgctggtGCGCAGCGTCAGCTACGAGCTGCCCTCGCTGcggaggcagctgagcaggtgCCAGCAGGCGCAGCAGGAGTGCTGCCGGCGCCAGGAGGAGTGCCAGCTGCGGGCGGCACAGCTGCGCCAGCGCTTCCTCGCCTCCTGCCGGCAGTACGGCATCGCT ggccaggacgtgcggcaggagctgctggccttgGTGCAGgaccttccctccctgctgtctGCCGTTGGGGCAGGGGCCAGTGCCCTCTCTGAGGCCATTGAGCTGTACCAGGCCTGTGTGGAGTTCGTGTGTGAGAG ctccacagaggtggtggtgcCCATGCTGCGCCACGTGGGGAGGAAGGGCAACACAACTGTCTACGAGtggaggacagggctgcagcccctgagggtggagaggcctcaggtggaggaggaggtggtgccaGAGCAGCCCAAGGAGGACACA ATTGACTGGGGAGACTTCACCCTGGAGCCAGCCCAGGGGGGTGAAGGTGGCACTGCCAGTGGGGGAGCCCAGAGCGAGGAGATCGACTGGGGGatcacagcagagcctgagccccAG cagggagctggcattgaCTGGGGAGATGAGGACAGCCAGGAGGTAGAGATCacagtgctggaggctggcacCGAGG TGCCCGAGGGGGTGGCCTGTGGCACCGATGCCCTGACGCTGCTGGAGCACGCCCAGACCCGCGGGCAGTTCGTCGACGAGCTGATGGAG ctggagctgttcctgtgccagcacctggtggagatgcaggaggaggcagaCATCGTggccctcagccagctgcagctggccccTGCCGTgctgcagggccagagcagtGCCCACGTCAGTGCCATGCTGGCCAccaccagggctctgctgggccagctctgcacccagagCATGCAGCACCTCTTCATGATCCTGGCCTCCCCCAG GTATGTGGAGCGTGTGAgcgagctgctggggcagaagctgaggcaggcagagctgctgctggccaaggagGAGCTGATGAGGCAGAAGAGGGAGGAGGCCCTGGccgagcaggctgccctggagccCAAGCTCGACCGCCTGCTGGAGAGGACCAAGGAGCTccagaagctg ATCGAGGCTGACCTCTCCAAGCGCTACGGTGGGCGCCCGGTGAACCTGATGGGAGTCTGCTTGtga
- the NFE2L1 gene encoding endoplasmic reticulum membrane sensor NFE2L1, whose amino-acid sequence MLSLKKYFTEGLIQFTILLSLIGVRVDVDTYLNSQLPPLREIILGQSSAYTQTQFHNLRNTLDGYGIHPKSVDLDYYFTARRLLNQVRALDRFQVPTTEVSAWLVHRDPESSVAGNQPSAGIALENGGGLQDGSSPDNGVRESGAEQGFGEELEDLGAVAAPANGDLTKEDIDLIDILWRQDIDLGAGREIFDYSHRQKESEVDKELSDGRERGDSWRSGGNEVLDRTLLVDGETGESFPAQVPGAEDQTALSLEECLRLLEATFPFGGNSEFPAADVSTLSEAVPGESRSAGIQSNLLSPLLAETESPFDLEQQWQDLMSIMEMQAMEVNNTTAESLYNSTSGDLLASNYSLAPNTPINQNVSLHQASLGSCSQDFSLFSSEIESPSSMAGSSALLQLAPDNSTGLNTTFGSTNLSGIFFPPQLNSTVNETAGPELPDPLGGLLDEAMLDEISLMDLAIEEGFNPVQASQLEEEFDSDSGLSLDSGHSPASLSSSEASSSSSSSSSSSSSSSSSSSSSFSEEGAVGYSSDSENVDFEEAEGAVGYQPEYSKFCRMSYQDPSQLHYLPYLEHVGHNHTYNMAPGALESEEPKLPSVGKKSGKKPSEFLDKQLSRDEHRARAMKIPFTNDKIINLPVEEFNELLSKYQLSEAQLSLIRDIRRRGKNKMAAQNCRKRKLDTILNLERDVEDLQRDKSKLLREKVEFLKSIRQMKQKVQNLYQEVFGRLRDENGHPYSPSQYALQYASDGSVILIPRAVANQQARRQERKQKDRRK is encoded by the exons ATGCTCTCTCTGAAGAAATACTTcactgaaggcctcatccagttcACCATCCTGCTCAGCTTGATCGGCGTTCGCGTGGACGTGGACACCTACCTGaactcccagctcccccctctGCGGGAGATCATTCTTGGCCAGAGCTCTGCTTACACCCAGACCCAGTTTCACAACCTGAGGAACACCTTGGATGGATATGGCATCCACCCAAAAAGCGTAGACCTGGACTATTACTTCACTGCTCGCAGGTTGCTCAACCAAGTGAGGGCCCTGGACAGGTTTCAGGTGCCCACCACCGAGGTCAGCGCCTGGTTGGTGCACAGGGACCCCGAGAGCTCCGTGGCCGGGAACCAGCCCAGCGCTGGCATCGCCCTAGAGAACGGCGGCGGCCTGCAGGATGGCAGCAGCCCTGACAATGGGGTGAGGGagagtggagctgagcagggatTTGGGGAAGAACTGGAAGATTTGGGAGCGGTGGCTGCCCCCGCGAACGGAGACTTGACCAAAGAG GACATCGATTTGATTGacatcctgtggagacaggatATTGATCTCGGCGCTGGGCGAGAGATTTTTGACTACAGCCACCGGCAGAAAGAGAGCGAAGTGGACAAAGAGCTGAGCGATGGGAGGGAGCGAGGGGACAGCTGGAGGAGCGGAGGGAACGAGGTCTTGGATAGAACCCTACTAGTTGATGGAGAGACTGGGGAGAGTTTCCCTGCACAG GTGCCTGGTGCAGAGGATCAgacagccctgtccctggaggagtgCCTTAGACTGCTGGAGGCCACCTTCCCTTTCGGGGGGAATTCGGAG TTTCCAGCTGCGGATGTCTCCACCCTGAGCGAAGCTGTGCCCGGCGAGAGCAGGTCTGCAGGCATCCAGAGCAAcctgctgtctcctctcctcgccgAGACCGAGTCGCCCTTcgacctggagcagcagtggcaggaccTCATGTCTATCATGGAAATGcag GCTATGGAAGTGAACAACACGACCGCCGAGAGCCTCTACAACAGCACGAGCGGAGACCTGCTGGCTTCGAACTACAGCCTCGCTCCCAACACTCCCATCAATCAGAATGTCAGCCTGCATCaggcctctctggggagctgctcccaggaCTTCTCCCTCTTCAGCTCCGAAATCGAAAGCCCTTCCTCCATGGCTGGCAGCTCGGCCTTGCTTCAGCTGGCGCCGGATAACTCCACCGGCCTCAACACCACCTTCGGCTCCACCAACCTGAGCGGCatcttcttccctccccagctgaacAGCACAGTCAACGAGACAGCCGGCCCCGAGCTGCCAGACCCCCTGGGTGGGCTCCTGGACGAAGCCATGCTGGATGAGATCAGCCTGATGGACTTAGCCATCGAAGAAGGGTTCAACCCGGTGCAGGCCTCGCAGCTGGAAGAGGAGTTCGATTCCGACTCAGGTCTTTCTCTGGATTCTGGCCACAGTCCTGCTTCGCTGAGCAGTTCagaagcctcctcctcctcctcctcgtcctcctcttcctcttcttcctcctcttcctcctcctcctcctcgttttctgaggaaggagctgtgggTTACAGCTCAGACTCCGAAAACGTGGACTTCGAAGAGGCCGAAGGGGCGGTTGGCTACCAGCCAGAGTACAGCAAGTTCTGCCGCATGAGCTACCAGGACCCGTCCCAGCTCCATTACCTGCCTTACCTGGAGCACGTTGGCCACAACCACACCTACAACATGGCCCCGGGGGCCCTGGAGAGCGAGGAGCCCAAACTGCCCAGCGTGGGGAAGAAGAGCGGCAAGAAGCCCTCCGAGTTcctggacaagcagctgagcagggacGAGCACCGGGCCCGGGCCATGAAGATCCCTTTCACCAACGACAAGATCATCAACCTGCCCGTGGAGGAGTTCAACGAGCTGCTCTCCAAGTACCAGCTGAGCgaggcccagctcagcctgatCCGAGACATCCGCCGGAGGGGCAAGAACAAGATGGCCGCCCAGAACTGCCGCAAGAGGAAGCTGGACACCATCCTCAACCTGGAACGGGACGTGGAGGACTTGCAGCGGGACAAATCCAAACTGCTCAGGGAGAAGGTAGAGTTCCTCAAATCCATCCGGCAGATGAAGCAGAAGGTGCAGAACCTCTACCAGGAGGTGTTCGGCAGGCTGAGGGACGAGAACGGCCACCCCTACTCCCCCAGCCAGTACGCCCTGCAGTACGCCAGCGACGGCAGCGTCATCTTGATACCCAGGGCCGTGGCCAACCAGCAGGCCCGGCGGCAGGAGCGCAAACAGAAGGACAGGAGGAAGTGA